One Microbacterium sp. W4I20 DNA window includes the following coding sequences:
- a CDS encoding carbohydrate ABC transporter permease, with the protein MTTATPTRSGQATMSPGRSAALRRRVRRQRLTILAFLSPGLIGLTLFFGYPLLANLFYSFTRFDMVNAPEWIGFANYQFMFDGDQQIGTAIRNTLVFCLVSVPVQLMFSLGIAATLARVRSGAGIYRTLFYLPTLLPPVAAAMTFSFVLNPGTGPVNAVLGALGLPKPLWFSDPALSQLSLLMLTTWGVGNTIVILLAAVLEVPVEMQEAAQIDGASGLRRFWHITLPTISPVILFSTIMGVIGSLQLFAQPYVVSTVIGGGSGLTADNIGYPQNTLLFFTEVLYQQGFRYFNMGYAAALSMVLFAATLIVTLVLIRATRGRVHGEEG; encoded by the coding sequence GTGACGACGGCGACCCCCACGCGGAGCGGTCAGGCGACCATGTCGCCCGGCCGCTCCGCGGCGCTCCGGCGGCGGGTCCGGCGACAGCGGCTCACGATCCTGGCGTTCCTGAGCCCGGGACTCATCGGACTCACGCTGTTCTTCGGCTACCCGCTGCTCGCGAACCTCTTCTACTCGTTCACCCGCTTCGACATGGTGAACGCCCCCGAGTGGATCGGCTTCGCCAACTACCAGTTCATGTTCGACGGCGATCAGCAGATCGGCACCGCGATCCGCAACACGCTCGTGTTCTGCCTTGTCTCGGTGCCCGTGCAGCTGATGTTCTCGCTCGGGATCGCGGCCACCCTCGCCCGGGTCCGATCCGGCGCCGGCATCTACCGCACCCTGTTCTACCTGCCGACTCTGCTGCCGCCGGTCGCCGCGGCCATGACGTTCTCGTTCGTACTGAACCCCGGCACCGGCCCGGTCAACGCGGTCCTCGGCGCCCTCGGCCTGCCGAAGCCGCTGTGGTTCAGCGACCCCGCACTGTCGCAGCTGTCTCTGCTGATGCTCACGACCTGGGGCGTCGGCAACACGATCGTGATCCTGCTCGCCGCGGTGCTCGAGGTGCCGGTCGAGATGCAGGAGGCCGCACAGATCGACGGCGCGAGCGGGTTGCGGCGCTTCTGGCACATCACCCTGCCGACCATCTCGCCCGTGATCCTGTTCTCGACCATCATGGGCGTGATCGGCAGCCTCCAGCTGTTCGCACAGCCCTACGTCGTCAGCACCGTGATCGGCGGCGGCTCCGGACTCACCGCCGACAACATCGGCTACCCGCAGAACACCCTCCTGTTCTTCACCGAGGTGCTGTACCAGCAGGGCTTCCGCTACTTCAACATGGGCTACGCGGCGGCGCTCTCGATGGTGCTGTTCGCCGCCACGCTCATCGTCACCCTGGTGCTCATCCGCGCGACCCGCGGACGTGTGCACGGTGAGGAAGGCTGA
- a CDS encoding extracellular solute-binding protein, which yields MRTRPAGLAAIAVAALALTACGTGQGQADGGEGGPDDKTPITLSLWSFFTDREQGVIDARLEAFQKEYPWITVDHTGGQNDDTLLQAVRGNTAPDVALSGNSEAVASYCSTGVFQNLEDRIKESDADIDSILPSTLAYTSYEDERCALPVMADVYGLYFNQDMLDAAGVEVPKTWDELAEAAKKLTVRNADGSIQVAGFVPLLDFQENNVATFTPGWDLTWYDEDGAAAMASDPQWAEMLEWQKELIDWYGYDDLQEYVAGLGAEFSAENPLHTGRLAMAVDGEWRVAFIDDQAPDLNYGTAPMPSVDEAGYGGGIISGTTVGIPRGSKHSDAAWLLAEYLATDTENLVDLTLELRNVPTTTGALEDESIRTIDQFNVMLDIAANENTRSVPGTPAGAAPRELMGQFLQGWQAGDETDVKKGLAAVAKQIDSQISQASGGNAP from the coding sequence ATGCGCACTCGACCAGCAGGACTCGCCGCCATCGCCGTGGCCGCCCTCGCCCTGACCGCCTGCGGCACCGGACAGGGGCAGGCCGACGGAGGCGAGGGCGGACCGGACGACAAGACCCCGATCACCCTCTCGCTGTGGAGCTTCTTCACGGATCGGGAGCAGGGCGTGATCGATGCCCGCCTCGAGGCGTTCCAGAAGGAGTACCCCTGGATCACCGTCGACCACACCGGCGGCCAGAACGACGACACGCTCCTGCAGGCCGTGCGCGGCAACACCGCCCCCGACGTCGCGCTCTCGGGCAACAGCGAGGCCGTCGCCAGCTACTGCTCCACGGGTGTGTTCCAGAACCTCGAGGATCGCATCAAGGAATCGGATGCCGACATCGACAGCATCCTCCCCTCGACGCTGGCGTACACGTCGTACGAGGACGAACGCTGCGCTCTGCCCGTGATGGCCGACGTGTACGGCCTCTACTTCAACCAGGACATGCTGGATGCCGCGGGCGTCGAGGTTCCGAAGACGTGGGATGAGCTCGCCGAGGCCGCGAAGAAGCTCACCGTGCGCAACGCGGACGGCAGCATCCAGGTCGCCGGCTTCGTGCCGCTGCTCGACTTCCAGGAGAACAACGTCGCGACCTTCACGCCGGGCTGGGACCTGACCTGGTACGACGAAGACGGAGCCGCGGCCATGGCCTCCGACCCGCAGTGGGCCGAGATGCTCGAATGGCAGAAGGAGCTCATCGACTGGTACGGCTACGACGACCTGCAGGAGTACGTCGCGGGCCTCGGCGCCGAGTTCTCGGCCGAGAACCCGCTGCACACCGGCCGTCTCGCGATGGCGGTCGACGGCGAGTGGCGCGTTGCCTTCATCGACGACCAGGCACCGGACCTCAACTACGGCACGGCACCCATGCCGAGCGTCGACGAGGCCGGCTACGGCGGCGGCATCATCAGCGGCACGACCGTCGGGATCCCGCGCGGATCGAAGCACTCGGATGCCGCGTGGCTGCTCGCCGAGTACCTCGCCACCGACACCGAGAACCTCGTCGACCTCACCCTCGAGCTGCGCAACGTCCCCACCACGACCGGCGCGCTGGAGGACGAGAGCATCCGCACGATCGACCAGTTCAACGTGATGCTCGACATCGCCGCGAACGAGAACACGCGCTCCGTGCCCGGCACGCCCGCCGGTGCCGCACCGCGTGAGCTCATGGGCCAGTTCCTCCAGGGCTGGCAGGCCGGCGACGAGACCGACGTCAAGAAGGGCCTCGCCGCGGTCGCGAAGCAGATCGACAGCCAGATCTCCCAGGCATCCGGAGGGAACGCGCCGTGA
- a CDS encoding carbohydrate ABC transporter permease, translating into MTAIIDRPTASVPRSDSTPSQRQTRARARRRRLLAAVGRHAFLIALLLMFLGPLFFIITTALMTNDQALTSRIWPDPVNLANFVEVFDKVPLLRYMGNTLLVAASSTILAVATSIPVAYALATFRFRGRRVLFVAVIAAMMLPPQVTIVPLYAAYAQLGLVGSPLPLIIPALFGDAFTIFLLRQFFVSVPRAYLDAGRMDGASEFRLLWTVFLPMVKPAIAAAALFAFFYSWNDFFNPLLYLGSNQEWYTLSIGLSQFRSVHSVQWNLTMAATLLFVIPVIVLFFFAQKQFVQGIALSGVKE; encoded by the coding sequence ATGACCGCCATCATCGATCGACCGACGGCATCCGTCCCGCGTTCCGACAGCACGCCCTCGCAGCGTCAGACCAGAGCTCGCGCCCGCCGTCGCCGGCTGCTCGCCGCCGTCGGCCGGCACGCGTTCCTCATCGCCCTGCTGCTGATGTTCCTCGGGCCGCTGTTCTTCATCATCACCACGGCGCTGATGACCAACGACCAGGCGCTCACGAGCCGCATCTGGCCGGATCCGGTGAACCTCGCCAACTTCGTCGAGGTCTTCGACAAGGTGCCGCTGCTGCGGTACATGGGCAACACGCTGCTCGTCGCCGCGTCGAGCACGATCCTCGCCGTGGCCACCAGCATCCCGGTCGCGTACGCCCTCGCGACGTTCCGGTTCCGGGGTCGGCGCGTGCTGTTCGTCGCGGTCATCGCCGCGATGATGCTGCCGCCGCAGGTGACGATCGTCCCGCTCTACGCCGCCTATGCGCAGCTGGGGCTGGTCGGGTCGCCGCTGCCACTGATCATCCCGGCCCTGTTCGGCGACGCGTTCACGATCTTCCTGCTGCGCCAGTTCTTCGTGTCGGTGCCGCGGGCGTACCTCGACGCGGGACGCATGGACGGAGCATCCGAGTTCCGCCTGCTCTGGACCGTGTTCCTGCCCATGGTGAAGCCCGCCATCGCGGCCGCCGCGCTGTTCGCCTTCTTCTACAGCTGGAACGACTTCTTCAACCCGCTGCTGTACCTCGGCTCCAACCAGGAGTGGTACACCCTGTCGATCGGGCTCTCGCAGTTCCGGTCGGTGCACTCGGTGCAGTGGAACCTCACCATGGCGGCCACCCTGCTGTTCGTCATCCCGGTGATCGTGCTGTTCTTCTTCGCGCAGAAGCAGTTCGTGCAGGGCATCGCGCTCTCGGGCGTGAAGGAATGA
- a CDS encoding 6-phospho-beta-glucosidase, which translates to MKVAVIGAGSTYTPELVSGLAAQHHRLAVDELVLMDVHAERLSVVGEFAKRMLAHQGLDTHVTLTTDRTEAVTDADAVLIQLRVGGQAARLGDETFPLECGCIGQETTGAGGLAKALRTVPVVLDIADEVRRVAKPDAWIIDFTNPVGIVTRALLDAGHKAIGLCNYAIGVERWAAQLLDVEPARVSVDPVGLNHFSWTRRILVDGEDVLPQLFAERMPDVLEKYPFPEELVRLIGAIPSYYLQYYYFHDVVLERLRTETPRATVVAGLEAELLELYRSPLLLEKPEQLAHRGGAFYSEAAVDLLASLYATEPTAHVLNVRNAGLIPGLADDDVIETRCLVSAAGVVPQPQATVPPELLGPIQHVSAYERIAARAAVSGDEDDVRRALLAHPLIGQWGQVEGLLPRLLESGAAHLPQFAGEGA; encoded by the coding sequence ATGAAGGTCGCGGTCATCGGAGCCGGCTCCACGTACACCCCCGAACTGGTCTCGGGCCTCGCCGCCCAGCACCACCGGCTCGCCGTCGACGAGCTGGTGCTCATGGACGTGCACGCCGAACGCCTGTCGGTCGTCGGCGAATTCGCGAAGCGGATGCTGGCGCACCAGGGTCTCGACACCCATGTCACCCTCACGACGGATCGCACGGAGGCCGTGACCGATGCGGATGCCGTGCTCATCCAGCTTCGCGTCGGCGGGCAGGCCGCCCGGCTCGGCGACGAGACGTTCCCGCTGGAGTGCGGCTGCATCGGTCAGGAGACGACCGGTGCCGGCGGGCTCGCCAAGGCGCTGCGCACGGTGCCGGTGGTGCTCGACATCGCCGACGAGGTGCGACGGGTCGCGAAGCCGGATGCCTGGATCATCGACTTCACCAACCCGGTGGGCATCGTCACCCGGGCGCTGCTCGACGCGGGGCACAAGGCCATCGGGCTCTGCAACTACGCGATCGGCGTGGAGCGCTGGGCGGCTCAGCTGCTCGACGTCGAGCCGGCGCGGGTGTCGGTCGATCCGGTCGGGCTCAACCACTTCTCGTGGACGCGGCGCATCCTCGTCGACGGCGAAGACGTGCTGCCCCAGCTGTTCGCCGAGCGGATGCCGGACGTGCTCGAGAAGTACCCGTTCCCGGAGGAGCTGGTCCGGCTGATCGGTGCGATCCCGTCGTACTACCTGCAGTACTACTACTTCCACGATGTCGTCCTGGAGCGTCTGCGCACCGAGACGCCGCGGGCGACCGTCGTCGCCGGGCTCGAGGCCGAGCTGCTCGAGCTGTACCGGTCGCCGCTGCTGCTCGAGAAGCCCGAACAGCTCGCCCACCGCGGGGGTGCGTTCTACAGCGAGGCCGCCGTCGACCTGCTGGCGTCGCTGTATGCGACCGAGCCGACCGCGCATGTGCTGAACGTGCGCAACGCCGGGCTCATCCCGGGGCTTGCCGACGACGACGTGATCGAGACCCGCTGCCTCGTCAGTGCCGCGGGCGTCGTCCCGCAGCCGCAGGCGACCGTGCCGCCCGAGCTGCTCGGACCGATCCAGCACGTCAGCGCCTACGAGCGGATCGCTGCCCGCGCCGCGGTGTCGGGCGACGAGGACGACGTGCGCCGGGCGCTGCTCGCGCACCCGCTGATCGGACAGTGGGGTCAGGTCGAGGGTCTGCTGCCGAGGCTGCTGGAGTCGGGTGCTGCGCACCTGCCGCAGT